A window from Borrelia sp. P9F1 encodes these proteins:
- the pgeF gene encoding peptidoglycan editing factor PgeF has protein sequence MRVIEKDLHYEFELDPRFKLIYTKQPFDLSVKSISSDKLGFIPRGKKIKYLKQLHTNIVHEVFDDFVNFQVGDGLVSSSYNVALLAYYADCLPIYCFDSVKKYIGLIHSGYRGSFKLIILKMLLMFEKMGSNFGDLRVVFGPYNKACCYEISSEFLVKVKSKFSKKLLDVSFCRRNDRIYFDNGDFNLELVSGFNLDIKDSGLCTYCGHNLYSHRKHKSGRSYAAIWRV, from the coding sequence ATGAGGGTAATTGAGAAGGATCTTCATTACGAGTTTGAATTGGATCCTAGATTTAAATTAATCTATACCAAGCAACCCTTTGATTTAAGTGTTAAAAGCATCAGTAGTGATAAGTTGGGTTTTATTCCCAGGGGCAAGAAAATAAAGTATCTGAAACAATTGCATACAAATATTGTGCATGAAGTTTTTGATGATTTTGTTAATTTTCAGGTGGGCGATGGGCTTGTTTCTTCTTCGTATAATGTTGCTCTTCTTGCTTACTATGCAGATTGTCTTCCGATATATTGTTTTGATAGCGTGAAAAAATATATCGGGCTTATTCACAGTGGATACAGGGGGAGTTTTAAACTTATTATCCTTAAGATGTTGCTTATGTTTGAGAAAATGGGATCAAATTTTGGAGATTTAAGAGTTGTATTTGGCCCTTATAATAAGGCATGTTGTTATGAAATTTCTTCAGAATTTTTAGTAAAGGTAAAATCAAAATTTAGTAAGAAGTTGCTAGATGTATCTTTTTGTAGGAGAAATGATAGAATCTACTTTGATAATGGTGATTTTAACTTAGAGTTAGTTTCTGGCTTTAATTTAGATATTAAGGATTCAGGGCTTTGTACCTATTGTGGGCATAATCTTTATTCTCATAGGAAACACAAAAGTGGGAGAAGTTATGCTGCAATTTGGAGAGTTTAG
- a CDS encoding nucleoside-diphosphate kinase — MSSLIQKTLCIIKPDGVRRGLIGSVIARLERSGLKIVATKMVLANRKMAEEHYLYDDIAARHGEIVWQSLIDFIMSSPVFAFVVEGVESIEVVRKLCGSTEPKTASPGTIRGDFSYHSFNYANEKKFSIYNVIHAAANVEDALREIPIWFKENEIFAYKRNDEIEHYYD; from the coding sequence GTGTCTAGTTTAATACAAAAGACTTTATGTATTATTAAGCCCGATGGTGTTAGAAGAGGTTTAATTGGTAGTGTAATTGCTAGGTTAGAGAGATCGGGGTTAAAAATTGTAGCTACTAAGATGGTTTTAGCTAATAGGAAAATGGCAGAGGAACATTATTTGTATGATGATATTGCTGCAAGGCATGGAGAAATTGTTTGGCAGTCTTTAATTGATTTTATAATGAGTTCTCCGGTGTTTGCGTTTGTGGTTGAAGGCGTTGAATCTATTGAAGTTGTCAGAAAGCTTTGTGGTTCTACAGAGCCAAAAACGGCTTCCCCTGGTACAATAAGGGGTGATTTTTCCTATCATAGTTTTAACTATGCAAATGAGAAAAAGTTTTCAATTTATAATGTCATTCATGCTGCAGCTAATGTTGAAGATGCTCTTCGTGAGATACCGATTTGGTTTAAAGAAAATGAAATTTTTGCTTATAAAAGGAACGATGAGATTGAACATTATTATGATTAA
- a CDS encoding YmdB family metallophosphoesterase: protein MALRVLIAGEVVGKPGIIVIKEFLSTFKKNKKIDFVVSGNNFTTGFRGLCKRHVFLLRKYGVDVLTLGENAFARSALGGELDKYSFVLKPLNYPARLKGYSYFVYNVSGIKVAVVRLVGQTGVMKHNFNNPFFAFDYLYEKIKLHTSNIIVLFDSNTTAETNAMFFYLKSRVSVCFGIGKRILTADLRVLDDTAVITDLGRVGSLNSVIGCVPEPEIDKFLKGFLHNRFTESWEGLGFNGAIVEIDDNGKAVFVENVREYISFKGGLESQSDI, encoded by the coding sequence GTGGCTTTGCGAGTTTTAATTGCCGGGGAGGTTGTAGGCAAGCCTGGTATTATTGTTATAAAAGAGTTTTTGTCTACTTTTAAAAAGAACAAAAAAATTGATTTTGTAGTATCTGGTAATAATTTTACTACCGGATTTAGAGGACTTTGTAAGCGTCATGTTTTTCTGTTAAGAAAGTATGGTGTTGATGTCTTAACTTTAGGAGAGAATGCATTCGCAAGGTCTGCTTTGGGTGGTGAGCTTGACAAATATAGTTTTGTTTTAAAGCCTCTAAATTATCCTGCTAGATTGAAGGGTTACTCTTACTTTGTTTACAACGTTAGTGGCATTAAAGTTGCTGTGGTTAGACTTGTCGGACAGACTGGTGTTATGAAACATAACTTTAATAATCCTTTTTTTGCCTTTGATTACCTTTATGAAAAAATAAAATTGCATACAAGCAACATAATCGTACTTTTTGATTCAAACACAACGGCTGAAACCAATGCTATGTTTTTTTATTTAAAATCTAGAGTTAGTGTTTGTTTTGGTATTGGAAAGAGAATATTAACAGCCGATTTGCGAGTTCTAGATGACACTGCTGTTATCACTGACCTTGGTAGGGTTGGAAGTTTAAATAGTGTTATTGGTTGCGTTCCTGAACCTGAGATAGATAAATTTTTAAAAGGATTTCTACACAATCGATTTACTGAATCTTGGGAAGGGCTTGGTTTCAATGGCGCCATAGTTGAGATTGATGATAATGGTAAGGCTGTTTTTGTGGAGAATGTAAGGGAGTATATCAGTTTTAAAGGCGGTTTGGAAAGTCAAAGTGATATTTAA
- a CDS encoding Nif3-like dinuclear metal center hexameric protein produces the protein MNVKDLAFKLDDMFRVKDFKDIDKGLNGLQVGNLETGVSRIAFAVDASMMTLKEARDYDFLITHHGIFWSKSERIVSVMYEKIKYLIENEIALYSVHLPMDAHPIYSHSKVFSDFLGLEDSIPFANYRGADLGVISVANSNFSDILNKIRVHNKHILYYKEFKEYVCKVAIVSGSGYSFFEEALGHGVDLFITGDTSHQIYSLAEECGVNLIFAGHYFTETFGLIKLMEYFRSYAELQVKFIDKDTSL, from the coding sequence TTGAACGTTAAAGATTTAGCATTCAAGTTGGATGATATGTTTCGGGTAAAGGATTTTAAGGATATTGACAAGGGTCTTAACGGTCTTCAGGTGGGTAATTTGGAGACCGGGGTTAGCAGGATTGCTTTTGCTGTTGATGCAAGTATGATGACTTTAAAAGAAGCTAGGGATTATGATTTTTTAATAACTCACCACGGTATTTTTTGGTCGAAATCTGAGAGAATTGTCTCTGTGATGTATGAAAAGATTAAGTATCTTATTGAAAACGAGATAGCTCTTTACTCTGTGCATTTACCGATGGATGCACATCCTATCTATTCTCATAGCAAGGTGTTTTCCGATTTTTTGGGGCTTGAAGATTCTATTCCGTTTGCAAATTATAGGGGAGCTGATTTAGGTGTTATTTCCGTTGCTAACTCTAATTTCTCTGATATCCTCAACAAGATTAGGGTACACAATAAACATATTCTTTATTACAAAGAATTTAAGGAATATGTTTGTAAAGTAGCTATTGTTAGTGGTTCTGGGTATTCTTTTTTTGAGGAAGCCCTGGGACATGGCGTTGATTTATTCATAACAGGAGACACTTCTCATCAAATATATTCTTTAGCTGAAGAATGTGGCGTGAATTTAATATTTGCGGGTCATTATTTTACTGAAACATTTGGTTTGATAAAATTAATGGAGTATTTTAGGAGTTATGCAGAATTGCAAGTTAAGTTTATTGATAAAGACACCAGTTTGTGA
- the lptB gene encoding LPS export ABC transporter ATP-binding protein: protein MFLKKRDKIKSVKARLNVGCVNDVVLKADNIVKKYGEKVAVGGVTIDIHRGEVVGLLGPNGAGKTTTFYTIVGFIKSNSGRVLINNYDVSGLNMYERARIGIVYLPQEPSIFRELTVEDNILVALERREDLSQAERKIELVNLLKEFEIKRIQHQKAYTLSGGERRRAEIARALAVNPYFLLLDEPFAGIDPIAIGDIKNIIRVLKSKNIGVLITDHNVRDAFDIIDRAYIIYQGQVLDEGNVSYIVNSEKAKKLYLGEEFRL, encoded by the coding sequence ATGTTTCTGAAGAAAAGAGATAAAATAAAATCGGTAAAGGCAAGGCTTAATGTTGGCTGTGTTAATGATGTAGTTCTTAAGGCAGATAATATTGTTAAGAAGTACGGAGAGAAAGTAGCCGTTGGTGGTGTTACTATTGATATTCACCGAGGTGAGGTTGTGGGTTTACTTGGCCCAAATGGAGCCGGTAAGACTACTACCTTTTATACTATTGTTGGGTTTATTAAGTCTAATAGTGGGCGTGTATTGATAAATAATTATGATGTTTCTGGTCTTAATATGTATGAGCGGGCTCGGATAGGGATTGTATATCTGCCCCAAGAGCCTTCTATTTTCAGGGAGCTTACGGTGGAAGATAATATTTTAGTTGCGCTTGAGAGGAGAGAAGACTTGTCTCAAGCTGAGCGTAAGATTGAGCTTGTAAATTTGCTTAAAGAATTTGAGATAAAGAGAATACAACATCAAAAGGCCTATACTCTTTCTGGTGGAGAGAGAAGGAGAGCGGAAATAGCTAGGGCTTTAGCGGTTAACCCATATTTTTTATTGCTTGATGAACCTTTCGCAGGTATTGATCCTATTGCGATTGGTGATATAAAGAACATAATAAGGGTTTTGAAAAGTAAAAATATTGGTGTTTTAATTACGGATCATAATGTAAGAGATGCTTTTGATATAATAGACAGGGCTTACATTATTTACCAGGGTCAGGTGCTTGATGAGGGGAATGTTTCCTATATCGTAAATAGTGAAAAGGCTAAAAAGCTTTATCTTGGTGAAGAGTTTAGACTATGA
- the lspA gene encoding signal peptidase II translates to MGMSRTRLINSYVFISVLVFFDQLSKYLIVQYVELGSEYLSIFGDFLKIIHVRNTGILFSIGSSMDNNLKNLFFLVLPIVVLIFVFYFSLNEKNGMIRVSLLLILSGGIGNIIDRLCRPLGVVDFLDVKFFGIFGLQRWPTFNFADSYVVIGIGLFAICDLFIKNRKN, encoded by the coding sequence ATGGGTATGAGTAGAACCAGATTGATTAATAGTTATGTATTTATTTCTGTTTTAGTTTTTTTTGATCAATTATCTAAGTATTTAATTGTTCAATACGTTGAACTTGGATCCGAATATTTATCTATTTTTGGAGATTTTTTAAAAATAATACACGTTAGGAATACTGGGATTCTATTTTCAATAGGATCTAGTATGGATAATAATTTGAAGAATTTATTTTTTCTTGTTCTTCCTATTGTTGTTTTAATTTTTGTTTTTTATTTTTCCTTAAACGAAAAAAATGGCATGATTAGGGTTTCGCTTTTATTGATTTTATCTGGTGGGATTGGAAATATTATTGATAGATTGTGTAGACCGTTAGGAGTTGTAGATTTTCTGGATGTAAAATTTTTTGGTATTTTTGGACTCCAGAGATGGCCAACTTTTAACTTTGCAGACAGCTATGTTGTCATAGGTATAGGGTTATTTGCAATTTGTGATTTATTTATAAAGAATAGAAAGAATTAA
- a CDS encoding MATE family efflux transporter — translation MLLVVKQDKIRDLVINGNIYKVIFVIGLPLVVTNIIQIFYELTDMFYVGKLGTLYVSALSLIWPINFFIVSLEMGMGIGSVSLIARSFGEGNYKKTARYSGQLLTLSFLLSILVALLAFIFIDSILGYIGAVGELRNYAREYFSIAIYAIPVMFLSMAIVFILNAIGSTVISMIIILIANIVNFILDPILIFTFDLGIAGAAWATLFSKLVAVISYPIAAFCFNKCLKIYVKDLIPNFDYLLRMLKGGIPASLSQAMISFSFIIFNSFIVTIGTDFLAAYGISNMIDTFLFLPAMAFSSALATIIGQNLGISKIKRASEALRKGFFVIGLVSISTTLILIINRNFLISLFTNNKTVLEYSNHYLFFIAIGSVGFSFQLALQGALIGSGLTNLVMVVTFTRVWLVAMPIMLIIKYFGVIFEYIWVFAVIPSYAGFFITLVIVLNGSWKHKKFTS, via the coding sequence ATGCTTTTGGTAGTAAAGCAAGATAAGATAAGAGATCTTGTTATTAATGGAAATATATACAAAGTAATTTTTGTCATCGGTCTACCTTTAGTTGTCACTAACATTATTCAGATTTTTTATGAGTTAACTGACATGTTTTATGTAGGGAAACTTGGTACTCTATATGTAAGTGCGCTTTCTCTTATTTGGCCCATAAACTTTTTTATTGTCTCTCTGGAGATGGGTATGGGCATAGGTAGCGTGTCTTTAATAGCTAGAAGTTTTGGGGAGGGCAATTACAAGAAAACAGCTAGATACTCAGGGCAGCTATTAACCTTAAGCTTTCTTCTTTCTATACTGGTAGCTTTATTAGCATTCATTTTTATTGATTCGATTTTGGGTTATATCGGTGCTGTAGGAGAGCTTAGAAATTATGCAAGAGAGTATTTTTCTATAGCTATTTACGCGATACCTGTAATGTTTTTAAGCATGGCTATTGTATTCATACTAAATGCAATAGGCTCCACAGTGATTTCGATGATAATAATTTTGATTGCAAATATTGTTAATTTTATTCTTGATCCAATTTTGATATTTACTTTTGATCTAGGTATTGCTGGTGCTGCTTGGGCTACTCTTTTTTCAAAATTGGTTGCCGTTATAAGTTATCCCATTGCGGCTTTCTGTTTTAATAAATGTCTAAAAATTTATGTTAAAGATTTAATTCCTAACTTTGATTACTTGCTTCGAATGCTCAAAGGAGGTATTCCCGCATCTTTGAGTCAGGCTATGATATCTTTTTCTTTCATCATCTTCAATTCATTTATTGTAACAATCGGAACTGATTTTTTGGCTGCTTACGGTATTTCTAACATGATAGATACATTTTTATTTCTGCCCGCAATGGCTTTTAGTTCTGCTTTAGCAACAATAATCGGACAAAACCTAGGTATAAGTAAAATAAAAAGAGCCAGTGAGGCTTTGCGCAAGGGATTTTTTGTCATAGGCTTAGTTTCTATTTCTACAACATTAATTTTAATTATCAATAGAAATTTTTTAATATCTTTGTTTACCAACAATAAAACAGTTTTAGAATATTCAAATCACTATCTATTTTTTATTGCGATTGGTAGTGTTGGGTTTTCTTTTCAACTTGCTCTTCAGGGTGCTCTAATTGGTTCTGGTTTAACCAATTTAGTTATGGTTGTGACTTTTACTAGAGTGTGGCTTGTTGCAATGCCTATTATGTTAATTATTAAATATTTTGGTGTAATTTTTGAGTATATTTGGGTTTTTGCTGTAATTCCAAGTTATGCTGGGTTCTTTATTACTCTTGTTATTGTTCTTAACGGTTCTTGGAAGCACAAAAAGTTTACTAGTTGA
- the murA gene encoding UDP-N-acetylglucosamine 1-carboxyvinyltransferase, producing MYKYLVEGGFKISGKITASGNKNAALPCIVAALLTDEEVVLENIPNIKDVDVILKILKDLGAEVLRDGNTVRIKVLNITKTDMDSSLTDLIRASILFVGPILARCGKVNIAPPGGDVIGKRRLDTHFYGLRKLGVKLIDDEHRIILEVDKLNGSEMFLDEASVTATENIIMAAVFAYGETVIMNAACEPHVQDLCRMLNTMGANIAGIGSNIIKIKGVEKLRGTRFRIGADFMQVGSLISLSALTGGELEINRADPRHFILIKHVYSKLGIDFECDEENIYVKERQDLRVRLDFGGHIPKVDDGPWPAFPTDLMSIVIVTATQVQGTVLIFEKMFESRMFFVDKLIKMGAQIVLCDPHRVVVTGKTILKGSILSSPDVRAGMSLLIAALCARGESQIQNVYQIERGYEDVVSKLNSLGARIKKVSEE from the coding sequence ATGTATAAATATCTTGTAGAGGGTGGTTTTAAAATAAGTGGGAAAATAACTGCTAGTGGCAATAAGAATGCAGCTTTGCCTTGTATTGTAGCTGCTCTACTTACAGATGAAGAGGTTGTCTTGGAAAATATCCCAAATATTAAGGATGTAGATGTTATTTTAAAAATTTTAAAGGATTTGGGTGCTGAGGTTTTAAGAGATGGTAATACTGTCAGAATTAAGGTTTTAAATATTACCAAGACTGATATGGATTCTTCTTTAACGGATCTAATTAGAGCTTCTATTTTATTTGTTGGACCTATCCTTGCTAGGTGTGGAAAGGTTAACATTGCTCCTCCTGGTGGTGATGTTATTGGAAAGAGGAGACTTGATACTCATTTTTATGGGCTCAGAAAGCTTGGTGTTAAGTTAATAGATGACGAGCATCGGATTATTTTAGAAGTAGATAAACTGAATGGATCTGAGATGTTTTTGGATGAAGCATCAGTTACTGCCACTGAAAATATTATCATGGCCGCTGTTTTTGCTTATGGGGAAACCGTGATAATGAATGCTGCATGTGAACCGCATGTGCAAGATTTATGTAGAATGCTAAATACTATGGGGGCTAATATCGCTGGTATTGGTTCTAATATTATTAAAATAAAGGGTGTTGAAAAACTAAGGGGAACTAGGTTTCGTATAGGAGCTGATTTTATGCAGGTAGGTTCATTAATTAGCCTTTCTGCTTTAACAGGAGGGGAGCTTGAGATCAATAGAGCTGATCCTAGGCATTTTATTTTAATAAAACATGTATATTCAAAGCTTGGCATTGATTTTGAGTGTGATGAGGAGAATATATACGTCAAGGAGAGGCAAGATTTAAGGGTAAGGCTGGATTTTGGAGGGCATATTCCTAAAGTTGACGATGGGCCATGGCCTGCTTTTCCGACAGATCTTATGAGTATAGTTATAGTGACTGCTACTCAGGTGCAGGGTACTGTCCTTATTTTTGAAAAAATGTTTGAATCGAGAATGTTTTTTGTAGATAAACTGATAAAAATGGGTGCTCAAATTGTTCTTTGTGATCCACACCGAGTGGTAGTTACGGGGAAAACGATCCTTAAAGGGAGCATTCTATCTTCTCCTGACGTTAGGGCGGGTATGTCTTTGCTTATTGCAGCTCTTTGTGCTAGAGGGGAGAGTCAGATTCAAAATGTTTATCAGATCGAGAGGGGGTATGAGGACGTTGTTAGTAAGCTAAATTCTTTAGGGGCCAGGATCAAGAAAGTTTCAGAAGAATAG